The Bacteroidia bacterium genome has a segment encoding these proteins:
- a CDS encoding transketolase, whose amino-acid sequence MMADISLLKSVAAQVRRDIVRMVHAVQSGHPGGSLGCADFITALYFETMKINPQNFKINESDEDLFFLSNGHISPVWYSVLAHRGYFPVSELATFRKLNTRLQGHPTPAEHIPGVRMASGSLGQGLSVACGAALAKKMNKDNHLVYSLHGDGELQEGQIWEAAMFAAAKGIDNLISTVDFNGKQIDGPTEKVLSLGNLNAKWESFGWIVLEMNGNDMENVVTVLEKAKANTGKGKPVVIIMKTEMGMGVDFMMGTHKWHGNAPNNEQCEKALAQLPVTLGDY is encoded by the coding sequence ATTATGGCCGACATTTCATTATTAAAGTCAGTAGCGGCACAAGTTCGTCGCGATATAGTCAGAATGGTTCATGCAGTACAATCTGGTCACCCCGGAGGCTCACTAGGTTGTGCCGATTTTATTACAGCTCTTTATTTTGAAACAATGAAGATTAATCCCCAGAATTTCAAAATAAATGAATCTGACGAGGATTTGTTTTTTCTTTCAAATGGACATATATCGCCGGTGTGGTATAGTGTATTAGCTCATAGAGGGTATTTTCCTGTTAGTGAACTTGCAACATTTCGCAAACTAAACACAAGACTTCAGGGACATCCAACACCTGCAGAGCATATACCGGGTGTAAGAATGGCAAGTGGTTCCTTAGGTCAGGGTTTATCAGTTGCTTGTGGCGCTGCATTAGCAAAAAAAATGAATAAGGATAATCATCTTGTTTATAGTTTACATGGTGATGGAGAGTTGCAGGAAGGGCAGATATGGGAAGCAGCAATGTTTGCAGCAGCAAAGGGTATTGACAATCTTATTTCAACTGTCGATTTTAATGGCAAACAAATTGATGGACCAACAGAAAAAGTTCTTTCACTTGGAAATTTAAATGCAAAGTGGGAAAGTTTTGGATGGATAGTTTTAGAAATGAATGGTAACGATATGGAAAATGTAGTAACTGTTTTAGAAAAAGCTAAAGCAAATACTGGAAAGGGTAAACCTGTCGTTATTATAATGAAAACAGAAATGGGTATGGGAGTTGATTTTATGATGGGAACACATAAATGGCATGGAAATGCTCCAAACAACGAGCAGTGTGAAAAAGCTCTTGCGCAACTTCCTGTAACATTAGGCGACTATTAA
- a CDS encoding sigma-70 family RNA polymerase sigma factor: MLKLFKRTSETDEELIEQYRKTKNSEIVGRLFERHATFVFSVSLKYLRDKEKARDVTMLVFEKLLEALLKFEVKYFKAWLHMITKNQCLMYLRSEKTKFKNSNRFINDEKSFMENETVLHHDEKDETEINLSKLPEAMKTLPDKQRTCIDLFYIQDKSYVEVAEITGYSLNEVKSFIQNGKRNLKIYLTNTHAQ; this comes from the coding sequence TTGCTTAAGTTATTCAAACGTACGTCTGAAACCGATGAAGAACTCATCGAACAATACCGAAAGACTAAAAATTCGGAAATAGTCGGGCGTTTGTTTGAACGACATGCTACATTTGTGTTTTCTGTAAGCTTAAAATATTTGCGTGATAAAGAAAAAGCACGCGATGTAACAATGTTGGTTTTTGAAAAGTTGTTAGAGGCATTGCTTAAATTTGAAGTAAAATATTTTAAAGCATGGTTGCATATGATTACAAAAAATCAATGCTTAATGTATTTGCGGTCAGAAAAAACAAAATTTAAAAACTCTAACCGATTTATAAATGATGAAAAATCATTTATGGAAAATGAAACTGTTTTGCATCATGACGAAAAAGACGAAACAGAAATAAATCTTTCAAAACTTCCAGAAGCAATGAAAACCCTACCAGATAAACAACGAACCTGCATTGATCTTTTTTATATTCAGGATAAAAGCTATGTTGAGGTTGCTGAGATTACAGGTTATTCATTAAATGAAGTGAAGAGTTTTATACAAAATGGAAAACGAAATTTAAAAATTTACTTAACAAATACTCATGCTCAGTAA
- a CDS encoding superoxide dismutase: MVHQLPALKFDLNALSPIISKQTLEFHYGKHHQAYVNNLNNLIKETKFENSDLETIVKESEGGIFNNAAQIWNHTFYFEAFSQNGGGEPTGKIASLINESFGSFAEFKEKFSKAAVTLFGSGWAWLVVKSDGKLDIVQTSNAACPIREGLKPLLTCDVWEHAYYLDYQNRRPDYVEAFFKIVDWKVVENRL; encoded by the coding sequence ATGGTACATCAACTTCCTGCATTAAAATTTGATTTAAATGCCTTGTCGCCAATAATTAGCAAGCAAACTTTAGAATTCCATTATGGCAAACATCATCAGGCATATGTAAATAACTTAAACAACCTGATTAAAGAAACAAAATTTGAAAACTCTGATTTAGAGACTATTGTTAAAGAGTCTGAGGGTGGAATTTTTAATAATGCAGCTCAAATCTGGAATCATACATTTTATTTCGAAGCATTTTCTCAAAATGGAGGTGGTGAACCTACAGGCAAAATTGCAAGTTTAATTAATGAAAGTTTTGGCTCGTTTGCAGAATTCAAAGAAAAATTTTCTAAAGCTGCTGTTACTTTATTTGGTTCTGGTTGGGCATGGTTAGTTGTAAAGTCTGATGGAAAATTAGATATTGTTCAAACTTCAAACGCAGCTTGTCCGATTAGAGAAGGTTTAAAACCTTTATTAACATGTGATGTTTGGGAACATGCTTACTATTTAGATTATCAGAATCGTCGTCCTGATTATGTTGAGGCATTCTTTAAAATAGTTGATTGGAAGGTAGTAGAAAACAGATTATAA
- a CDS encoding DUF1571 domain-containing protein, giving the protein MNRKIIIVFGLTFFSSIVYCQNAIDITKKMFDKSKAVKTLSFKITSKERFGKDYNIVEAYFKKQVSPVKIYYKQLKPPTNAEVLINEKYNKKALVNPEAFPWINVELDPMGKTLRAGQHHTIYEAGFDYFIQILSYLYEKNKDSINNLATYKGVVTIDGIACYKVELSNPSFKIISYKVKENTTVTMLAKKLHIADYHIIERNSKYTDYQDIVPVGTIVNVPTDYAKKLTLLIDKSTFLPIFMEVYDDKGLFEQYRFSEVKINPPFTEADFNENNKNYGFK; this is encoded by the coding sequence ATGAATAGAAAAATTATTATAGTATTTGGTTTAACATTTTTTAGTTCAATAGTTTATTGTCAGAATGCAATTGACATTACTAAAAAAATGTTTGATAAGTCAAAAGCGGTTAAAACTTTATCATTTAAAATTACTTCAAAAGAAAGATTTGGAAAAGATTACAATATTGTTGAAGCATATTTTAAAAAGCAGGTTAGTCCTGTAAAGATTTATTATAAGCAATTAAAACCTCCAACAAATGCTGAGGTTTTAATAAATGAAAAGTATAATAAAAAAGCACTGGTTAATCCCGAAGCATTTCCATGGATTAATGTAGAACTTGATCCAATGGGTAAAACATTAAGGGCTGGTCAACATCATACTATTTACGAAGCAGGCTTTGATTATTTTATTCAGATATTAAGTTATTTATACGAAAAAAATAAAGATTCAATTAATAACCTGGCTACTTATAAAGGTGTTGTAACTATTGATGGTATTGCTTGTTATAAGGTTGAGTTAAGTAATCCTTCTTTTAAAATTATTTCATATAAAGTAAAAGAAAATACAACAGTAACAATGCTTGCTAAAAAACTTCATATAGCCGATTATCACATAATTGAAAGAAATTCAAAATATACAGATTACCAGGATATTGTACCTGTGGGGACTATTGTTAATGTTCCAACAGATTATGCGAAGAAATTAACATTGCTAATTGATAAATCAACCTTTCTTCCAATTTTCATGGAGGTTTATGACGACAAGGGGCTTTTTGAGCAGTATCGTTTTTCTGAGGTAAAAATAAATCCGCCCTTTACAGAAGCGGATTTTAATGAAAACAATAAAAATTACGGTTTTAAATAA
- a CDS encoding MATE family efflux transporter, which yields MKDLTVGKESSLILQFAWPMLLGNAFQQLYNIVDSIIVGNYLGKEALAAVGASSPIVFTLISLIIGLSMGFAIIISQYFGAKDINMVKRAIDTMNIFLFFASIIITTIGIFLAEPILKMINTPADILPQAALYLKIYMGGLTFIFGYNGVASILRGLGDSKTPLYFLVISTVLNIILVLLFVVVFKWGISGAAIATLIAQGFAFISSVFYLNKTHKIIRFSFFNLIFDKYIFKKSLLIGLPSGFQMTFVSLGMIALLSIVNTFGTNVIAAYSVAIRIDSFASLPAMTLAGALSSFVGQNIGAGKTDRVKKGYIATLKMNLIITIVLTSVIVILPGWLMKAFTPDIDIIGIGKEYLYIVSAFYIVYTTMFINMGVMRGAGDTIIPMLITLFSLWLIRIPLAWVMSKYFGYHGIWWAIPMAWFSGMILSYIYYKTGKWKNKSIVKSKPIAVSEA from the coding sequence TTGAAAGACCTTACTGTAGGGAAGGAGAGTTCCCTGATTCTGCAATTTGCTTGGCCTATGTTGTTGGGAAATGCTTTCCAGCAGCTTTATAACATTGTTGATAGTATAATTGTTGGAAATTATTTAGGTAAAGAAGCTCTAGCTGCTGTTGGTGCCTCATCACCAATTGTATTTACTCTTATTTCGCTTATTATTGGTTTATCAATGGGATTTGCCATTATTATTTCGCAATATTTTGGTGCGAAAGATATTAATATGGTAAAACGTGCGATTGATACCATGAATATTTTCTTATTCTTTGCTTCAATAATCATTACAACTATAGGTATATTTTTGGCAGAGCCGATATTGAAGATGATTAATACGCCTGCAGATATTTTACCACAGGCAGCACTATACTTAAAAATTTATATGGGAGGGCTTACTTTTATATTTGGATATAATGGAGTTGCTTCAATATTAAGGGGTTTAGGTGATTCAAAAACGCCATTATATTTTCTTGTTATTTCAACAGTACTTAATATTATTTTAGTTTTGTTATTTGTTGTAGTATTTAAATGGGGAATATCCGGTGCTGCTATAGCTACTTTGATAGCACAGGGTTTTGCATTTATATCTTCTGTTTTTTATTTAAATAAGACTCATAAAATAATTAGATTCTCATTTTTTAATTTAATTTTTGATAAATATATTTTTAAGAAAAGTTTACTAATTGGATTACCTTCTGGATTTCAGATGACTTTTGTTTCTTTAGGAATGATAGCACTTTTAAGTATTGTAAATACATTTGGGACTAATGTTATTGCAGCCTATTCGGTTGCGATTAGAATTGATTCTTTTGCAAGTCTTCCTGCAATGACATTGGCAGGCGCACTGTCATCTTTTGTTGGTCAGAATATTGGAGCAGGAAAAACAGATAGGGTAAAAAAAGGATATATTGCAACATTAAAAATGAATCTGATAATTACAATTGTTCTTACATCTGTAATTGTAATTCTACCCGGATGGTTAATGAAAGCATTTACTCCTGATATTGATATAATAGGTATTGGTAAAGAATATTTATACATTGTTAGCGCATTTTATATAGTTTATACTACAATGTTTATAAACATGGGAGTTATGCGTGGTGCAGGAGATACAATAATTCCAATGCTTATTACTTTATTTTCTTTATGGCTAATAAGAATTCCGTTAGCCTGGGTTATGTCTAAATATTTCGGGTATCATGGTATTTGGTGGGCAATACCAATGGCATGGTTTTCTGGTATGATTTTGTCATATATTTATTACAAAACAGGTAAGTGGAAAAATAAATCAATTGTAAAGTCAAAACCTATTGCTGTTTCAGAAGCCTAA
- a CDS encoding purine-nucleoside phosphorylase, whose amino-acid sequence MLEKINQSAQFIQGKVDSIPEVGIILGTGLGGLVREIEISYVLEYQNIPNFPVSTVEGHQGKLIFGTLSGKKVVAMQGRFHYYEGYNMQEVTFPVRVMKKLGIKNLIVSNASGGVNPDFEIGDLMIINDHINLIPNPLIGKHNPEFGARFPDMSETYDLNLIAKAEAIAKRNNIKVQKGVYTGVTGPTLETLAEYKYFRVIGSDAVGMSTVPEVIVAHQMGIPCFAISIITDLGVPGKIVKVTHADVQNVAEKAEPLMTLIIKELISEL is encoded by the coding sequence ATGTTAGAAAAAATAAACCAGTCAGCTCAATTTATTCAGGGAAAAGTAGATAGCATACCCGAAGTTGGAATTATTTTAGGCACCGGATTAGGTGGTTTAGTTCGCGAAATTGAAATATCTTACGTTTTAGAATATCAGAATATTCCTAATTTTCCTGTTTCAACTGTTGAGGGGCATCAGGGAAAATTGATTTTCGGAACACTATCCGGAAAAAAAGTTGTTGCAATGCAGGGTCGTTTTCATTATTATGAAGGTTATAATATGCAGGAAGTTACATTCCCTGTTCGAGTAATGAAAAAATTAGGAATCAAAAATTTAATTGTTTCTAATGCGAGCGGTGGTGTAAACCCTGATTTTGAAATAGGTGATTTAATGATAATTAATGATCATATTAACCTAATTCCAAATCCGCTTATTGGTAAACATAATCCTGAATTCGGAGCTCGTTTTCCAGATATGAGCGAGACTTATGACTTAAATCTTATTGCAAAAGCTGAAGCAATTGCCAAAAGAAATAATATTAAAGTTCAAAAAGGTGTTTATACTGGTGTTACCGGTCCAACTTTAGAAACACTTGCAGAATATAAATATTTCAGAGTGATTGGAAGTGATGCAGTAGGAATGTCAACTGTACCCGAAGTTATTGTTGCTCATCAAATGGGAATACCTTGTTTTGCAATTTCAATAATTACCGATTTGGGTGTTCCGGGTAAAATAGTAAAAGTAACCCATGCAGATGTTCAGAATGTTGCCGAAAAAGCTGAGCCATTAATGACTTTAATAATTAAAGAATTAATTTCTGAATTATAA
- the lpxK gene encoding tetraacyldisaccharide 4'-kinase produces MSGKQRKYGFLLYPLSLLYGFIVGFRNLLFDINVLRTREFSIPIISIGNITVGGTGKTPHVEYMAGLLKYEFQIATLSRGYKRKTKGYREVSIDSTTKEAGDEPLQIKNNHPEITVVVDESRVDGIQKLVADKEKNIQVVLLDDAFQHRYVKPGMSILLIDYNRPLHTDHLLPYGNLREGEHHKIRANIIIVTKMPCEIKPIERRILEKDLQLFPYQTLYFTTIKYKNPVTLFPGKTLATNYSFTKNKYSVLLVTGIASPVDLINHIKRFSSSVIHLRFNDHHVFNKKDIIKISEAFNSIQDENKIIITTEKDSLRLRETQNSKILEELPAFYIPIEIDFLYGDKNRFNKQITEYVRKNKPVSSIYSGKSR; encoded by the coding sequence ATGTCAGGCAAGCAAAGAAAATACGGCTTTCTTCTTTACCCGTTATCATTACTTTATGGGTTTATAGTAGGTTTTCGCAATTTACTATTTGATATTAACGTACTTAGAACACGTGAGTTTTCAATTCCAATAATAAGTATTGGCAATATTACAGTTGGTGGTACAGGCAAAACACCTCATGTTGAATACATGGCTGGTTTATTAAAATACGAATTTCAGATTGCTACTTTAAGTCGTGGTTATAAGCGCAAAACTAAGGGTTATAGAGAAGTAAGTATTGATTCAACAACCAAAGAAGCCGGCGATGAACCATTGCAGATTAAAAATAATCATCCCGAAATTACCGTAGTAGTTGATGAGAGCAGGGTTGATGGAATTCAGAAATTAGTTGCCGATAAAGAAAAAAATATACAGGTTGTATTATTGGACGATGCGTTTCAACACCGTTATGTAAAACCAGGTATGTCAATTTTATTAATTGATTATAACCGACCGTTGCATACAGATCATCTTCTGCCTTATGGAAATTTGCGTGAAGGCGAACATCATAAAATTCGTGCAAATATTATTATTGTAACAAAAATGCCTTGCGAAATAAAGCCAATAGAAAGACGAATTTTAGAAAAGGATTTGCAATTGTTTCCTTATCAAACTCTTTATTTTACAACAATTAAATATAAAAATCCGGTTACTCTTTTTCCCGGGAAAACATTAGCAACAAATTATAGTTTTACAAAGAACAAGTATAGTGTTTTATTGGTTACAGGAATAGCAAGTCCGGTTGATTTAATTAATCACATAAAACGTTTTTCTTCATCAGTTATCCATTTAAGATTTAACGATCATCATGTGTTTAATAAAAAGGATATTATTAAAATTTCAGAAGCCTTTAATAGTATTCAGGATGAAAATAAAATAATAATAACTACCGAGAAAGATTCTTTGAGATTAAGAGAAACTCAAAACAGTAAAATTTTAGAAGAATTACCTGCATTTTATATTCCCATAGAAATTGATTTTCTTTACGGTGATAAAAACAGATTTAATAAACAAATTACAGAATATGTTAGAAAAAATAAACCAGTCAGCTCAATTTATTCAGGGAAAAGTAGATAG
- a CDS encoding type I restriction enzyme HsdR N-terminal domain-containing protein — protein sequence MTILNFPTYPLNIRKLQQKLQVFDRLRKKFVALTPEEWVRQHLVWYLIEDLKFPEGLIKLEHSFSVNNNSVRSDLVVFSSEGIPLLLAECKAPTVKIGNETLLQAGRYNIVTRTKILLVTNGLSHLCCNVNFENGQITFIKKIPDFKSI from the coding sequence ATGACAATCCTGAATTTTCCTACATATCCTTTAAACATTAGGAAATTGCAACAAAAATTACAGGTTTTTGATCGTCTGAGAAAAAAATTTGTTGCATTAACTCCCGAGGAATGGGTTCGTCAGCATTTGGTTTGGTATCTTATCGAAGATTTAAAATTTCCCGAAGGGTTAATAAAACTTGAACATTCTTTTAGTGTAAATAATAATTCTGTAAGAAGCGACCTGGTGGTTTTTTCTAGCGAGGGAATTCCACTATTACTGGCAGAATGTAAGGCTCCTACAGTTAAAATCGGAAATGAGACTTTGCTTCAGGCTGGAAGATATAATATTGTTACTCGAACAAAAATTTTGTTAGTTACTAATGGTTTGTCGCATCTGTGTTGTAATGTGAATTTCGAAAATGGTCAAATTACTTTTATTAAGAAAATTCCTGATTTTAAGTCGATTTGA
- a CDS encoding AMP nucleosidase: protein MKTKEEIIANWLPRYTGRPLNEFGELILLTNFQLYVELFAKWHDVPVVGLTKAMPNASADGITIINFGMGSPNAATVMDLLGAIAPKAVLFLGKCGGIKKKNELGDLILPIAAIRSEGTSNDYLPPEIPALPAFSLQRAVSSAIRDHKRDYWTGTVFTTNKRVWEHDDRFKKYLEKTRAMAIDMETATIFVVGFANGIPSGALLLVSDQPMISTGVKTAESDQKVTEKFVEDHIRIGIDALKEIRNDGRSVKHLRFDDGF, encoded by the coding sequence ATGAAAACCAAAGAAGAAATTATTGCAAACTGGCTTCCCCGATATACCGGAAGACCATTAAACGAATTTGGAGAACTTATTCTTCTTACCAATTTTCAGCTTTATGTTGAATTATTTGCCAAATGGCATGATGTTCCTGTAGTTGGTTTAACCAAAGCAATGCCAAATGCAAGTGCTGATGGTATTACAATTATAAATTTTGGAATGGGTAGTCCAAATGCTGCAACAGTAATGGATTTACTTGGTGCTATTGCTCCTAAAGCTGTTTTGTTTCTAGGAAAATGCGGTGGAATAAAAAAGAAAAATGAATTAGGTGATCTTATATTACCAATAGCAGCAATAAGAAGTGAAGGAACCTCAAACGATTATTTACCACCCGAAATTCCTGCATTACCTGCGTTCTCGTTGCAACGTGCAGTTTCATCGGCAATACGTGACCACAAACGTGATTACTGGACCGGCACAGTGTTTACAACAAACAAAAGAGTTTGGGAACACGATGACAGGTTTAAAAAATATCTTGAAAAAACCAGAGCAATGGCAATAGATATGGAAACAGCTACAATTTTTGTTGTAGGTTTTGCTAATGGAATTCCATCCGGTGCATTACTTCTTGTTTCCGACCAGCCAATGATTTCTACTGGTGTAAAAACTGCAGAAAGCGATCAGAAAGTAACAGAAAAATTTGTTGAAGATCATATAAGAATTGGTATCGATGCTTTAAAAGAAATCAGAAATGACGGGCGTTCTGTTAAACATCTTCGTTTTGATGACGGATTTTAA
- the holA gene encoding DNA polymerase III subunit delta, translated as MTYEQIIKELNNKIYKPIYYLMGDEAYYIDKVTDYIANNVLTEAERSFNQTVLYGKDIDLGTVITTSKRFPMMANYQVVIIKEAQNIKGIDGSDGPGKSKKINPFLLYAENPPKSTILVINLKYKSLEKNRKLYKLLEKNGVILDSKKLYDNKLPEWISGYVSQKQLRIDPTASNLIAESLGSDLCKIANEIDKLLIVLPKEVKTITSDYVEKYIGISKEYNNFELQKAVGFKEVLKANRIVNHFGKNINDNPIQVTIKTLFDYFVRILIFHSTPNKSREVLAPAMGVNPFFIDEYSKAAKHYSIQKAVQNISIIRQFDLKSKGVDSGKTEPAELLKELVFKLMH; from the coding sequence ATGACTTACGAGCAAATAATAAAAGAACTTAACAACAAGATTTACAAACCTATTTATTATTTAATGGGCGACGAAGCCTATTATATTGATAAGGTTACCGATTATATTGCAAACAATGTACTTACTGAAGCCGAACGCTCATTTAACCAAACTGTACTTTACGGTAAGGACATTGATTTAGGAACTGTTATAACAACTTCCAAAAGATTTCCAATGATGGCAAATTATCAGGTTGTTATAATTAAGGAAGCTCAAAACATAAAAGGAATTGATGGAAGCGACGGACCAGGGAAAAGTAAAAAAATAAATCCGTTTTTATTATATGCCGAGAATCCACCAAAATCGACAATACTGGTAATTAATTTAAAATATAAGTCGCTTGAAAAAAACCGTAAACTTTATAAACTTCTTGAAAAAAACGGAGTAATATTAGATAGCAAAAAACTTTATGATAACAAATTACCTGAATGGATTTCGGGCTATGTTTCGCAAAAACAATTAAGAATAGATCCTACTGCATCTAATTTAATAGCAGAAAGTCTGGGAAGTGATTTATGTAAAATAGCCAATGAAATAGATAAACTTCTTATTGTATTACCTAAAGAAGTAAAAACAATCACTTCAGATTATGTTGAAAAATATATAGGAATAAGTAAAGAATATAACAATTTTGAATTACAGAAAGCTGTTGGATTTAAGGAAGTATTAAAGGCAAACAGAATTGTAAATCATTTCGGAAAAAACATAAATGATAATCCTATTCAAGTTACAATTAAAACGTTATTTGACTACTTTGTTAGGATTTTAATTTTTCACTCCACACCAAATAAATCACGAGAAGTTCTTGCACCTGCAATGGGGGTTAACCCATTTTTTATTGATGAATATTCAAAAGCTGCAAAACATTATTCTATACAAAAAGCAGTTCAAAACATAAGTATTATAAGACAATTTGATTTAAAATCTAAAGGTGTTGATTCTGGAAAAACAGAACCTGCAGAGCTTTTAAAAGAATTAGTTTTTAAGTTAATGCACTAA